Sequence from the Saccharopolyspora pogona genome:
TCCGCCCGACGGGCAAACGCTGCCGCCATAGCCTGCTCCCGCATCCATTGACATACCCGTGCATCGGCGGCGTCGGCGTCGATATCGTGGGCCAGCCGACGCATCGTCGGCTCGCTGGGCACTACATACCGACCGGTCACCGGATGCAGGCGGCACCCGGCGGCCGCCAACAACACCACTGGCAGATCCACTGCCTGATCAGCGATCTCCCGAAAGTTGCGGGCACCGGCCAACACCGCGAACACCATCACCGACAGCACCGCACCAATCGTGTGCCGAACACCCCGCGGATCACGCGGATCAGGCACACCAGCAAGCAGCTCAACCAGCAACCCAACCGCGGACAAACCGGCCTCCAGCAGCGGATCCGGCCGCTCAGCAACGGCTAACACGGGCGACGAACACGAGACGTGCGACACTGACAACGGTGGCCTTCTTCCTGGTGACGATCGTGGCGTAGGAACCTTGATCATCCCAGGCGGAGGCCATCACCCATGTTCGGACTAGGCATCGACCACGTACACACCGGACTTCACACCAAGATCACCGACTTTGACGCTCTCCTGGGGTGTCCTGGCGGCCGTGGCCGCGTTCGCGAGTCACTGACATGGAGGGAATGTCTTTCCAGGGCAGTGATTTCAGTCGTTTACTTAAGGTGGGCTGGTTGGCTTTCACTGTGAGGATGTAGTGGCCGCCCCGATCGCGGATGATCTGGGCGGTGTCGCGCTGGCAGTGCATGGCGTCGGCGGTGATGACCGCATTGGTGATGTCGAGAGTGCCCAGAAGCGCGGCCAGTACAGGAATTTCGTTGGTCTTGGCGCCGACGGCGACCTGGGCGAGCACGGCTTTGCTGCGCTGGCACAGCCCGGAGAGCAGATGCACCAGCTTGCCGGCGGTGTCCTTGGCTCCCTTGACCGTTTTCCCGTCGAAGGCGATGACCCGCCGCCCGCTGATCGTGCTGGTACGCAGCCACATCCACGCACTGATCTTCTCGTCGAACACATCACCGGGAAGTCGTTGCAGTACACGACGGATCGTCGATTCCGACGGCGGCCGGCGAACAACGCCCAGCCGGACCAGCGCACCCGCTGGTACATCGGTGGCCCACTCGGCGATCGCCGTGAACGAGCGTGCCCCGGCCAGCGTGGCCGCCAGCGCAATGGCCAGCACCACCGCCAGGCGGTGCCGCACACCCCGGCGCTTGCGTGGATCGACCACGTCCGTCAACACCTCCAGCAATCCCTGGAGGACCGGCGATCCGGCGTCCGTGACGGATGCGGGCTGGGCAGGGCCTGACTCGATCGGGGTTTGAAGGGCAGGAGATGATGAGAACGCGGGCACGGCGACGACTTCCTGACGATCGGTGTTTGGCGACTTCGATCATCACCCTGTGATCGCCGTGCCCGCGCTCACGACACGCCGTTACCGCAGGTCAACCCATCACATCAAGACTTTGCCGCAGCCCTGGGATCGACCCCCGGGCGCAGTGTCCGGATTGCTCCGGGTCTGTTTGCAGGCCATCACCAGAAAAGCCGGGTCGTAAACGAGATTATAGAGGTCACCAAACCGGCGATCGTGGTCGTTGATCGCCCATGAGTGCAGTTTCGTCTGCATCTCCAGTACCCGCTGTCGCGCCCGGAACCGGGACTCCAGCAAGGCACCGATATTCACCGGCGCGTCTTCTGGCATTACAGTCCTTCCCTGCTGACTTGCTGCCGCCCTTCCCCATGTGCGCGGGCTTTCCCCGGCTCGGAGTACTACGGCGGCTCCGCCCCACCACCCGGTCATCGATGGGCAATGCATCTACCCGCCTCACCCGATGGTTTCCGGGTTTGTTGGCGGGAACCGGACGGTGGTTCCCGTGTTCACTTGATTCGATCGACGAGGGAGACGCCCAGCTTTACCCCGGTGGCCCCCGCGAGTACGCCACAGACTTTCCCCACGGACAGCCCATACTCCCTTGTAACACAAGGAAATGCAGGCGGGCGCTACCCCTACACTCGGTTCACGCGCACCACAGCACCAGCCCATATCCGCCAGATTTGAGCCGGCTCCACTTAACGAGGCCTCAGACACTGGTTCCTCTCGTACACCTTCTCGTCTCGCTCACCGAGCCCGCACCATCTGGCAGTACTGGCACGACTCGACTTTGTCAGGGCCGCTTGCCACCCAACCCGCCCATTCCCGCGAGCCAGGCTGCCCTCAGCTTCAACCAAACTGCTGTGACAATTCAGCGGTAGAGGTCTTTCACCCCCACTCGGAAATCAAGCGCCTCACGGCGCACGTGGGCGATGTGATGTGCTTCCGGGGTTCCCGGCGGCCGGTCGCACCCCGGAAACGCACACACCCCGTCCCGCTGCAGCAACGCCGCCCGCAGATGCGTCGGCGCGGTCCGCTTCGCCCGACCCACATCCAGCGGGAGCCCGTCCCCGCCGAGAACCACCGGCAGCACCTCGGCGTCGCAGGCGATGCGTCGGGCGTTCTCGGCGGTGATGGCGCGTTCGGTATTGAGGGTGCCGGGCAACCCTGTTTCGGCGGCGATGAACCCGAGCCCCTTCTTCAAGTCCTCGAAATCGATGGAGATGGTGATGTGCGGCCGCTGTCCACCCGAACGCGGAACCCCGTCATGATCCAGCGCCAGGTCCAGGATCGCGGCGAGCCCGTCGGCGTTGCGCTGCCCCACCGTGCGCGGATCCTTCTCCCCCTCTACCTCCGGCCGCGGTGCGGCCAGCGGTTGCATCAGCGCGGCGAACTTCGCCCCGGCCTCGCGGTCGAGGCGGGCTTTGATGACCGTCATCCCATCCCGGGCAACCGTGTAGTGCAGCTCCCGCGACTCATGCTGGTCTTCCTCGTCGTCGTAGGCACCGTCCTGATCCAGCAGATAGCGGATGCGCTCGGCAAGCTTCTCCAGCTCACGAGGCGTCATCATCCGCGCATACCCAGCCAGGGTTGATTCGACCTCACCGACCTGATGACAGCGGGCATACTCCGGCAGGCGGCGGACCCCGTCCACGATCACCCGCGCATGCTCCAACCCGATCGCACCCTCTGCCAAAGCCGCAGCAGTCTCAGGCAGGTCGGCGGGCATGACCTCGCCATACAAGCTCTGCCGGTCCTCAACATTGCGGGCGACCTTGACTCGGGTTTTCGCATCACGCGCATCGATGTTGAGCAACCCCTGCAACCACACCTGCGCCGACCGGAACCCCAACTCGGCATACACACCACGGTGGTCGGCTTCGGCGATGCACTGCAACTGCTCCATCATCAACACCCGCATCGCCTCCTCCAGTTCACGGATACGGGCGGCGAGTTCGGCATCCGTGCACGACACCGCCGACCGGGCACTGGTGGTGCCGACGGCCGGATCCTGGATGTTCAACAGCGGTGTCATACCAAATATTCTCCCGCATTAGAACACCAGTTCGCACGCCTTTTATGGTCACTTGATCAGGTGAAACACCCGACCCGAAACCCAAAAACCCAAGCCGCGGAAACGAAAACACCGGAAACCCGACACAGAAACAGCACCGAAAACCACAGCACGCCGAAGGCGACACCCAACCACCACCAGACCACCAGCACGAGCATCGTGAGCGGTTTCAAGCGCTATAGCACCGAAAACCACGCACGGACCACCTCGGAACGCAGCGATCACCACCGCCCACGCCCCCTAGCTAGGTGAATGCCCGACCGAGACAAACCCTCCACCCCGAACCCCACACCCCACACCCCACACCCCACACCCCACACCCCACACCCCACACCCCACACCCCACACCCCACACCCCACACCCCACACCCCACACCCCACACCCCACACCCCACACCCCACACCCGCCAGCGAAAGACGACCACAACCCAAACCCGGCTACGGATCAACCCAAAACCAACCCCCCCAACGCCCCCACCCCAGTACTCCGCCACCCCGCAACGCAAAAGCCCCACCCCGCCAGACCACTCCTGGCCATCCCCGTGACACAAAGCCGAACAGGGGCTGCGGGACGGATGTCAAGCCGTTCACCCCCGAAGGGTGGACCGCCCCGGGTTTTGTGGAGACCTGATCATCTGTCTCGTGGGGCTATGCCGCTGTCGGGGGCTGCACGTGTCTGCGTTGCCGGAAGGCTTGCTCGAACTCCATCGGTGGCCTGTCGCCGCACCAGGAGTGCAACCGTTCATGATTATACCAGTAAACCCATTCCGCGGTCGCCAAGGTGACCTCGGCGGCGTCTTTCCATGGGCCGTTCCGGGCGATGAGTTCCTTTTTGTAGAGAGCGTTGACCGACTCTGCCAGCGCATTGTCGTAGGAATCGCCCGTACTGCCAACGGATCGTTCGATCCCGGCGTCGGCGAGCCGTTTCCCGTAACGGATCGAGGTGTATTGAACACCTCGATCGCTGTGATGTACCAATGCTTTACTGAGATGTTCTTTCCGGGACCACAATGCCATATCGAGCGCGTCTAGCGCAAGCTCGGTTCTCAGGTTGTCCGACACCTGCCAGCCCACGATCGCGCGGGAAAACGCATCCGTCACGAAAGCGGTATAGCAGAAATCACCATCGAGAATGTCCACATAGGTCACATCGGTGACCCACAGCTGGTTCGGCGCCGGCGCCCTGAAATCTCGTTCCACCAGGTCACGCGGCCTGGTGTCCGCATTGCCGGGGATCGTCGTCCGCGGCCGGTGCCGTGTGGCCACGACCCCGGTCATGCCTTCGGCGCGCATCAGTCTCTCAACCGTGCACCGCGCCACCTTCACTCCCTCGCGTAAGAGCTGTTTCCACACTTTCCGGGCCCCGTACATCCCTTTGCCCTGCTGTTCCCAGACCGCCCGGATCTCCGGGATCAGTTCCTCATCCCGCGACCGGCGATCCGACGGCTGCCCCTGACGTTTCTTCGTCGCGTAATACGTCGACACCGCAAATCCGATCACCTCGCACACCGGGGCGACACCGAATTCGCTACGGTAGGTATCGACGAACCCAGCTATCTCGGCGGTCGAGGGTCCAGTTCCCGTGCGAAAAAAGCAGAAGCCGCTTTCAGGATCTCGTTCGCCCGGCGAAGCTCGCGGTTCTCCCGCTCCAATTCCGCGATCCGCACGTCAGCCTCCGATACCGAGCCCGCCGCCCGCTCGCCCGAGGGCCGCCGCCCCTGATCGTCCTGACGTAACCAGTACCGCAACGCCTCCGGATTGACCCCCAACTGCTGGGCCACCCGCGCGATCGCCCCACGCCCCGGACCCAGCTCCCGCTCCAGATCACGCACCATCCCCACCGCGCGTTCCTTCAACTCCACCGGGTACTTCCTCGCCGCTGCCATGCCGTTCATCCTCTCCAGAACCAACGGCCTCCAACGAACCCGGGGTGGTCCAGGGGCGGCCGAAGGCCGGGTTTGACCTCCGGCCCGCGGCCCCCACACTCCACCAACACGGGGATGGCCCACCCACAACAGAACCCCAAAAGCCCCAACCCCGAACCAAACCCCCGCACACGCCGAAGCGATACGAACCGGGTACAACCCGCCCACACGAGCCACCAAACGGCCCACCCTCCAGGACCTCCACCCCGAACCCGGAGATCTCCAACCGCTGCTCCCGAAGCTTAACCACCACGCTCCCAACGTGGTGGTTGAGCAGGAACACCCGCGGTGAGCTTCTCCAGCGATGGCACGTCGAGTTCACGATCCGGGGTCAGCGGCGTACACGGGGGCGGGATCACTCCGCCGACCAGCTCGGACATACCACTCCTCTGTCTCCCGACAGAAGACGTCGTAGGACGTAGGACGTAGGACGGATGCAGGATTTCCAGACGCTATCGGGTCCGACCGGAGCTGACAAGTGCCGCCGGGCGAAGCGATCGGACGCCCATACGGCTGCCGGGGACCCACGGACGCAGTACGCTCGTAGCCGCGCAATGTCGTTTCGCCCAGCCATTCGGCGGGAGTTCACGGAATCGGCAGCACAGGACCCCCGTCGGCGGCTCGGGACGCGGTGCCGGGAGCCGATATGAGCAGGTTGACGCAACCGACCAAGCCCGAGAGCAAGCTGTTCCGGAGGATCCGCGACCAGGCGGACGAGGCGGACCAGCGATTCCGCCTGGCTCCCGGGTTGCGGCGGCAGATCAGCAAGGTCTTCCCGTCGAACTGGTCGTTCCTGCTCGGCGAGCTCGCGCTCTACAGCTTCGTCATCCTGGTGCTCACCGGCACCTACCTCGCCTGGTTCTTCGACCCGTCGATGACCGAGGTGACCTACAACGGCGTCTTCAACAACCTGCGCGGCGTGACGATGTCGCGGGCGTTCGAGAGCACGCTCGACATTTCCTTCGACGTCCGCGGCGGGCTGTTCGCGCGCCAACTGCACCATTGGGCCGCGCTGATCTTCATGGCCTCGATCGTGGCGCACATGTTCCGGATCTTCTTCACCGGCGCGTTCCGCCGCCCGCGCGAGGTGAACTGGACCATCGGCATCCTGCTGTTCTTCCTGGGCATGTTCGAGGGCTTCATCGGCTACTCGCTGCCCGACGACCTGCTGTCCGGCACCGGGCTGCGGATCGCTTCCGGCATCGTGCTCTCGGTCCCGGTCATCGGCACCTGGCTGCAGTGGATGCTCTTCGGCGGGGAATTCCCCGGAACCGAGATCATCCCGCGGTTCTACCTGTTCCACGTGTTCCTGCTGCCCGGCCTCATCCTCGGCCTGGTGGCAGCGCACCTGGCAATCGTCTGGTACCAGAAGCACACCCAGTACCCCGGCACGAAGCGCACCGAGTCCAATGTGGAGGGCGTGCGGATCATGCCGGTGTTCGCGGTCAAGAGCACCGGGCTGTTCCTGATCATCACCGGCGTACTGGCGATCATGAGCGGCATCTTCCAGATCAACGCTATCTGGAACTTCGGCCCTTACGTGGCCTCGATGATCTCGGCGGCTTCCCAGCCCGACTGGTACATGATCTGGACCGACGGCATGGGGCGGTTGTGGCCGCCGTGGGAGGTCTACCTGGGCCCGTACATTATTCCGGCGGTTTTCTTCCCGCTCGTCGTCGGGCTGGGCCTGGTGTTCACCGTGGCGATCATCTACCCGTTCCTGGAGCGCAAGCTCAGCGGCGACACCGCGCACCACAACCTGCTGCAGCGACCGCGCGACGCGCCGGTGCGGACCGCGCTGGGCATGATGGCCATCACGTTCTTCCTGGTGGTGCTGCTGTCCGGGGCGAACGACATCATCGCCTTCCAGTTCGGGTTGGCGCTGAACATGACCACCTGGGCGGGCCGGATCGGCGTGCTGCTCGCGCCGCCGATCGCCTACTACGTGACCTACCGGATCTGCCTGGGCCTGCAACGCGCCGACCGCGAGGTCCTGGAGCACGGCGTGGAGACCGGCATCATCAAGCGCCTGCCGCACGGCGAGTTCATCGAGGTCCACCAGCCGCTCGGCCCCGTCGACGAACACGGGCACCCCGAGCCGTTGCCGTACCAGGCCACCCCGGTGCCGAAGAAGATGAACCAGCTCGGTGCCGCCGGCCGGTCGGTGCCCGGCAGTCTGCTGGTACCGGATCCGCGCGAGGAGACCGAGGCGCTCGACGCCGCCCGCCGCCGGGAGGCCGAGGAGAAGCGCGCCGCCAGGGCGGCCGAGGTCGAGGTCCGTTCGGGCCGCCCGCAGGCGCCCGAACGGTGATCGGCGCTGCCCCGGCCGTTGCCGTAGGGTGCGCGCGTGTCCAATCGGGAACTGGTGGTGCTCGGCACGGCGAGCCAAGCTCCGACGCGGTCTCGCAACCACAACGGCTACCTGCTGCGCTGGGACGGCACCGGCTTCCTTTTCGACCCCGGCGAAGGCGCTCAGCGCCAGATGATCCACGCGGGGGTCAGCGCGCACGACATCGACCGGATCTGCATCAGCCACTTCCACGGCGACCACTGCCTGGGGGTGCCGGGAGTGGTCCAGCGGCTCTCGCTGGACCGACTGCGGCGGCCGGTGCACGCGCACTACCCGGCCAGCGGCGCCGGTTTCTTCCGCAACCTGCGCTACGCGTCCGCGTTCGACGAGGTCGTCGACCTGCAGGAGCGGCCGATCGAGTGGGAGGGCACGATCGCCACCGGCCCGTTCGGCAGGCTGGAGGCCGTGCGGCTGGACCACCGCATCGAGACGTTCGGTTACCGGCTGGTGGAGCCGGACAGCCGGCGCATGGTGCCCGAGCGGTTGGCCGAGTTGGGAGTGCGCGGGGCCGCCATCGGGAAGCTCGAGCAGGAGCACACGCTCCGCTTGGACGGCGGCCGCCTGGTGACGTTGGAGGAGGTCAGCGAGCCGCGCCCCGGGCAACGGTTCGGGTTCGTGATGGACACCCGGCTGTGCGATGGCGTGTTCACCGTCGCCAACGGCGCCGATCTGCTGGTGATCGAGTCCACGTTCCTGGACGAGGACGCGCGGCTGGCCGACGAGTACCGCCATCTCACCGCCGCCCAGGCGGCCCGGGTCGCCGCCGAGTGCGGTGTGCGCTGCCTGGTGCTGACGCACTTCTCGCAGCGCTACTCGGATCCGCAGCGCTTCCACGACGAGGCCGCGGCGGTCTTCGACGGCCCGGTGGTCGTGGCCGAAGACTTGCAGCGGGTCCCGGTGCCGCGGCGCCGTTGAGGCGTACCGATATGCTGCCGGGCGGGCAGTCATCGCGCGGAAGGCAGGTTCGTTGGTTCGGCAACCGATCCCGGTGGTCATCGTCGCGGGGTTCCTCGGAGCCGGGAAGACCAGCCTGCTGAACCACCTGCTGCGCAACCCGCAGGCGCCCGGATCGGTGTCGTGGTCAACGACTTCGGGAAGATCAACATAGATGCGCTGAGCGTCGCGGGCCGGGTCGACTCCACCGTCTCGCTGGGCAACGGCTGCCTGTGCTGCGCCGTCGACGCCCGCGGGCTCGACGACCTGCTGGCCAAGCTCGCGCGGCCAAGCAGCGACATCAACGTGATCGTGATCGAGTCCAGCGGGCTTGCCGACCCGCGCGGCATGGTCCGGCTGCTGCTGAACAGCGCGAACCCCCGCCTCGGCTACGGCGGGCTGGTCGAGGTGGTCGACGCCGCGGAGTTCGACGCGACCCGGCGGCGGCACCCCGAGATCGACCAGCA
This genomic interval carries:
- a CDS encoding transposase family protein; translated protein: MLAVAERPDPLLEAGLSAVGLLVELLAGVPDPRDPRGVRHTIGAVLSVMVFAVLAGARNFREIADQAVDLPVVLLAAAGCRLHPVTGRYVVPSEPTMRRLAHDIDADAADARVCQWMREQAMAAAFARRADGSSGSGEGADAGVVAVAMDGKVVRNTIAPGGAEGSEIKLFSALLHERRS
- a CDS encoding ISAs1 family transposase gives rise to the protein MLTDVVDPRKRRGVRHRLAVVLAIALAATLAGARSFTAIAEWATDVPAGALVRLGVVRRPPSESTIRRVLQRLPGDVFDEKISAWMWLRTSTISGRRVIAFDGKTVKGAKDTAGKLVHLLSGLCQRSKAVLAQVAVGAKTNEIPVLAALLGTLDITNAVITADAMHCQRDTAQIIRDRGGHYILTVKANQPTLSKRLKSLPWKDIPSMSVTRERGHGRQDTPGERQSR
- a CDS encoding HNH endonuclease signature motif containing protein, whose amino-acid sequence is MTPLLNIQDPAVGTTSARSAVSCTDAELAARIRELEEAMRVLMMEQLQCIAEADHRGVYAELGFRSAQVWLQGLLNIDARDAKTRVKVARNVEDRQSLYGEVMPADLPETAAALAEGAIGLEHARVIVDGVRRLPEYARCHQVGEVESTLAGYARMMTPRELEKLAERIRYLLDQDGAYDDEEDQHESRELHYTVARDGMTVIKARLDREAGAKFAALMQPLAAPRPEVEGEKDPRTVGQRNADGLAAILDLALDHDGVPRSGGQRPHITISIDFEDLKKGLGFIAAETGLPGTLNTERAITAENARRIACDAEVLPVVLGGDGLPLDVGRAKRTAPTHLRAALLQRDGVCAFPGCDRPPGTPEAHHIAHVRREALDFRVGVKDLYR
- a CDS encoding IS3 family transposase (programmed frameshift), whose product is MAAARKYPVELKERAVGMVRDLERELGPGRGAIARVAQQLGVNPEALRYWLRQDDQGRRPSGERAAGSVSEADVRIAELERENRELRRANEILKAASAFFRTGTGPSTAEIAGFVDTYRSEFGVAPVCEVIGFAVSTYYATKKRQGQPSDRRSRDEELIPEIRAVWEQQGKGMYGARKVWKQLLREGVKVARCTVERLMRAEGMTGVVATRHRPRTTIPGNADTRPRDLVERDFRAPAPNQLWVTDVTYVDILDGDFCYTAFVTDAFSRAIVGWQVSDNLRTELALDALDMALWSRKEHLSKALVHHSDRGVQYTSIRYGKRLADAGIERSVGSTGDSYDNALAESVNALYKKELIARNGPWKDAAEVTLATAEWVYWYNHERLHSWCGDRPPMEFEQAFRQRRHVQPPTAA
- the qcrB gene encoding cytochrome bc1 complex cytochrome b subunit encodes the protein MSRLTQPTKPESKLFRRIRDQADEADQRFRLAPGLRRQISKVFPSNWSFLLGELALYSFVILVLTGTYLAWFFDPSMTEVTYNGVFNNLRGVTMSRAFESTLDISFDVRGGLFARQLHHWAALIFMASIVAHMFRIFFTGAFRRPREVNWTIGILLFFLGMFEGFIGYSLPDDLLSGTGLRIASGIVLSVPVIGTWLQWMLFGGEFPGTEIIPRFYLFHVFLLPGLILGLVAAHLAIVWYQKHTQYPGTKRTESNVEGVRIMPVFAVKSTGLFLIITGVLAIMSGIFQINAIWNFGPYVASMISAASQPDWYMIWTDGMGRLWPPWEVYLGPYIIPAVFFPLVVGLGLVFTVAIIYPFLERKLSGDTAHHNLLQRPRDAPVRTALGMMAITFFLVVLLSGANDIIAFQFGLALNMTTWAGRIGVLLAPPIAYYVTYRICLGLQRADREVLEHGVETGIIKRLPHGEFIEVHQPLGPVDEHGHPEPLPYQATPVPKKMNQLGAAGRSVPGSLLVPDPREETEALDAARRREAEEKRAARAAEVEVRSGRPQAPER
- a CDS encoding ribonuclease Z — its product is MSNRELVVLGTASQAPTRSRNHNGYLLRWDGTGFLFDPGEGAQRQMIHAGVSAHDIDRICISHFHGDHCLGVPGVVQRLSLDRLRRPVHAHYPASGAGFFRNLRYASAFDEVVDLQERPIEWEGTIATGPFGRLEAVRLDHRIETFGYRLVEPDSRRMVPERLAELGVRGAAIGKLEQEHTLRLDGGRLVTLEEVSEPRPGQRFGFVMDTRLCDGVFTVANGADLLVIESTFLDEDARLADEYRHLTAAQAARVAAECGVRCLVLTHFSQRYSDPQRFHDEAAAVFDGPVVVAEDLQRVPVPRRR